The Prochlorococcus marinus str. MIT 9301 genome segment GAAAGAATTTTGATTATTTAATTCCATAGTGGGACTTCTAAAGCAATTTTACCCAGCATTTGATTTCTATAATCTTCTAATAACTTATGAGACATTCTCCTTGTATCACCTGAGGTATGTTTGGAAGCTGCTTCGTTGATCCAGGCAGAAGGACTCTTAAAGCCTTTGGTAATATCAACTCCATATCTATTTGATATTTGTTTAGCTGAGATATTTGCATTCTTATCTTTGTTGAGAGTGGATATAATTTTGATAAATTCAATTGCGACACTCTCTATTTCATAAGCAGCTTCACCAATATCATCACACAGTGCAAGATTAAGTGCTGATTTTTGATCTTCTAAATTTGGAGGTATAACACCAGGAGCATCTAGCAGATCTATACCACTTTCTAATTTTATCCATCTTAAATTACGAGTCACGCCTGCTTTCCTAGCGCTATCTACAACTCTTTTTTTTGCAATTCTATTGATTAATGCTGACTTTCCTACGTTTGGGAAACCAAGTGTAAGGGCTCTAATTGGCCTAATTCGCATTCCTCTAGAGAGTCTTCTATCGTCAATTGACGACCTAGAATCTTTGGCTGACTTACAAATTTCTTTGATCCCTATTCCCCTTTTAGCATCACACCAAAGAGGATATTGATCTTTAGCATTAAACCATTTATTCCAGCTATTGATTGTATGAGGGGAGACCATGTCTGATCTGTTAATAACAAGAATGTGTTTTTTATTATTTATCCATTTATTTAAGTGTGGATGTCCTGTTGACAAAGGAATTCGTGCATCTCTAACTTCTATGACTAAATCTACTTTATTGATAACTTCAGATAATTTCTTTTCTGCTTTTGCGATATGGCCTGGGTACCATTGAATTTTGGGTATGTCCACTTCAATAAATCAAATAAAATTTTGTATTCCTTTTAGTTTTTATAAGTTTCAAAAGTATTTACTTCTAAATTTTAGTATAAATTTAATAACTAAAAAATTTTTAAAATCGTTAATTTTTAAAATTTATTAAGGCATAGGTAACAGTAACTACTTTTTAACCCAATAAGCCCAAATTAACGTTAGGGTCTTGAGATTATAAATATAGCTTGTTTAATGTCAAAATTATCTCTTTCCAGTCTTGATAAGACACATTTAGAAGGAAAAAAAGTTCTTGTAAGAGTAGATTTTAATGTTCCATTAAATGAAGATGGCCAAATAACCGACGATACTCGTATTCGTGCAGCGATCCCAACTATTGAATATCTTGTTAATCATTCCGCAAAAGTTATTTTAGCTGCTCATTTTGGTAGACCAAAGGGTCAGGTAAATGAAAAAATGAGATTAACTCCAGTAGCAGCAAGATTAAGTGAATTGTTGGGGCAAAGTGTTGCTCTCACTAACAGTTGTATTGGTGATGAAGCAGTTGCAAAATCAAATAGCTTATCTAATAGAGATGTTCTTTTACTTGAAAATGTTCGTTTCTTTGGTGAAGAGGAAAAGAACGACCTGGAGTTTGCTCAAAAATTAGCGTCACATGCAGATATGTATGTAAATGATGCTTTCGGTGCTGCTCATAGAGCGCATGCTTCAACTCAGGGTGTTACAAATTATTTAAGTCCCTCAGTAGCTGGATTCCTTTTAGAAAAAGAATTGAAATACCTACAAGGAGCTGTAGATTCCCCAAATCGTCCATTGGCAGCAATAGTTGGAGGATCAAAGGTTAGTAGCAAAATAGGAGTACTTGATTCTTTACTAGATAAATGCGACAAAATCATGATTGGTGGAGGTATGATTTTTACTTTTTATAAAGCTAGAGGTTTAGATGTAGGAAAGAGCCTAGTAGAGGAAGATAAACTCGAGCTTGCGAAAGATTTAGAGGCAAAAGCAAAAGCAAAAGGAGTCGAATTATTATTACCTACTGATGTCGTTTTAGCTAATGAATTTTCGCCTGATGCCGAAAGTAAAATATCTCAAATTGATTCAATTAGTGGCAATTGGATGGGTCTTGATATTGGTCCAGATTCCATTAAAGTTTTTCAGAATGCTCTTGCTGAATGTAAGACAATTATTTGGAATGGCCCAATGGGAGTTTTTGAATTTGATAAATTTGCAGACGGTACAAATGCAATAGCTACGACTCTTGCGGACTTAAGTGCTTTTTCTGAGGTATGTACAATAATTGGTGGTGGAGATTCAGTTGCAGCAGTTGAAAAAGCAGGATTAGCAGAGAAAATGTCTCATATATCTACTGGAGGTGGAGCTAGTTTAGAACTTCTAGAAGGTAAAATTCTTCCTGGTGTAGCTGCTTTAAACGACGCTTAAGCTATAACTTATCAACAATATTAATACTCTTTGTGAAAGTAATCATTCCTTCAGGATGAGCTATAATTCCTGACCATATTTGTATCCCTGGTTTTGATGGAGCTCTTGTCATTTTGAAAATACCCCCTGATGATAATGGCTCCAATAATATTTCTTGTTCAAAAAAAGAATTAACTTGATGTGGTTTTATAGCTCCAGCAATAATCACTTCTTCAAGAGGTTTATTTAGAATAATGTCAATATCATATTTCGAACCGGTTAAAACTTTATCTGGAATTTTAAAACTAATATCTATTTTCTTATTATCATTTCTTATTGTTGTGAATAAATTTTTGATAAGTCCCTCATCTATTTTTCCATTTACGACTGTAAATAAATAATCAAAATTGGAATTTAGTATATATATTTCTCCATTAACTATTTTTTCTCCA includes the following:
- a CDS encoding phosphoglycerate kinase, with amino-acid sequence MSKLSLSSLDKTHLEGKKVLVRVDFNVPLNEDGQITDDTRIRAAIPTIEYLVNHSAKVILAAHFGRPKGQVNEKMRLTPVAARLSELLGQSVALTNSCIGDEAVAKSNSLSNRDVLLLENVRFFGEEEKNDLEFAQKLASHADMYVNDAFGAAHRAHASTQGVTNYLSPSVAGFLLEKELKYLQGAVDSPNRPLAAIVGGSKVSSKIGVLDSLLDKCDKIMIGGGMIFTFYKARGLDVGKSLVEEDKLELAKDLEAKAKAKGVELLLPTDVVLANEFSPDAESKISQIDSISGNWMGLDIGPDSIKVFQNALAECKTIIWNGPMGVFEFDKFADGTNAIATTLADLSAFSEVCTIIGGGDSVAAVEKAGLAEKMSHISTGGGASLELLEGKILPGVAALNDA
- the ylqF gene encoding ribosome biogenesis GTPase YlqF, with amino-acid sequence MDIPKIQWYPGHIAKAEKKLSEVINKVDLVIEVRDARIPLSTGHPHLNKWINNKKHILVINRSDMVSPHTINSWNKWFNAKDQYPLWCDAKRGIGIKEICKSAKDSRSSIDDRRLSRGMRIRPIRALTLGFPNVGKSALINRIAKKRVVDSARKAGVTRNLRWIKLESGIDLLDAPGVIPPNLEDQKSALNLALCDDIGEAAYEIESVAIEFIKIISTLNKDKNANISAKQISNRYGVDITKGFKSPSAWINEAASKHTSGDTRRMSHKLLEDYRNQMLGKIALEVPLWN